The genome window ACCGATGAACGGAACCGTGTCCGGACAATTTTTCAGCACTGCAGCCGCCACATTCACATCGATATGATCGTTGTGATCATGCGTCGACACCACCGCGTCAATCTTGCGAATCGCAAACGGATCGAGCACAAACGGCGCGACGCGCAGATTCGGCTGCAGTTTTTTCCCGCCGCTCATCCGCGCCATCTGATGATGGCTGTCCATCAACGGTTTCGCTTTTGTCCGCTTGCCGCTGCCGCACCAAAAGTCGATGCAAAGATTGGCGCCGCCTTCCGACTTCAGCCAAATCCCCGTGCAGCCCAGCCACCACATCGCAAAGCTGCCCGGTGCAACCACTTCATTTTCAATTTCTTCATTCAGCCAGGTTCCCCACTCGGGAAACGTGTTCAACACCCACGATTCGCGGGTAATTTCGTCAATCTTGCTCATACCTGCACCTTCCTTGTCGATCGCTTATTTAGCCTGTCCATAATAGGCATTGCTGCCATGCTTGCGAAAATAATGCTTGTCAAGCAGCACCTGTTCCACCGGCTGACGCCCGGGCGCTAACTGCAGCGTATGAAGCGCCATCATCGCCACCTCTTCCAATACCACGGCATTGTGCACGGCATCAGCCGCGCTCTTGCCCCAGGCAAACGGCCCGTGTCCGTTGACCAAAACCCCCGGCATCGCCGCCGCGTCAAGCGCTGCGCCTTGCAGCGTCTCGACAATCAGCTTGCCGGTGTTCGCCTCATACTCGCCCTCGATTTCTTCGTGCGTCAGTTGACGCGTACAGGGAATCTTGCCGTAAAAATAGTCCGCGTGCGTCGTGCCGTAAGCTTGGATTTCCCTTCCTGCCTGCGCCCAAATCGTCGCCCAGCGCGAATGCGTGTGAACGACGCCGCCGACCGTAGCAAACGAACGGTAAATCTCGAGATGCGTCTTCGTATCGCTCGACGGACGAAACTGGCCATGAATGACCTTGCCGTCAAGTTCCATTACGACCATATGCTCTTCGTTCATTTCTTCATACGCGACGCCGCTCGGCTTGATCACGACGATGCCGCGGCTGCGGTCGATCGCGCTGACGTTGCCCCAGGTGAACGTCACCAAGCCATAACGCGGCAAGTCTAAATTGGCTTTCAGCACATCACGAATCAAACGTTCCATCTTCCGTCTCCTCCCTCGCGCCCGTCAGGCTTCAAAGCCGGCCTGACTGAGCAGCGTCTCGATGAACTCTTTGGAGCGCCGGATTTCCGGCAACGGCTCCGCGATCTTATCGCCCCACATTTCCAGTACGAACGGACCTTCATACGCCAGTTCCTTCAAGTCGCGAAAGATCGCGGCAAAATCCATATCGCCCTGGCCGAAGAGGACGTCGCGAAACTGCCCGCCATAATCGTCCGTAACATTCTTCGTCTCTTTCACATGCACCGCGACAATCCGGTTGCGTCCTTTTTGCAATTCCGCCTTGACGTCGTTACCCCAGGCGTTCAAGTTGCCGATGTCGGGATATACCGCCAGCCACGGCGAATCAATCAAACGGTCGTACTCGAGATACTTCGTGATTGAGTTAAGAAAAGGCGTATCCATGATTTCAATCGCCAGCATGACCTGTTCGCGCGCCGCCATGGCCGCGCACGCCTTTAAGCCCGCAATGAAGTTTTCCTTAGTATCCTGGCCGGACGGTTCATAATAAACATCATATCCGGCGAGCTGAATGACGCGAATACCCAGATCGGCCGCCAGACGAATCGCTTTTTCCATCAACTCCAGCGCCAGACGCCGCGTCTTCGCGTCGCGGCTGCCCAGCGGGTAACGCCGATGTCCGCTAAAG of Azotosporobacter soli contains these proteins:
- a CDS encoding L-ribulose-5-phosphate 4-epimerase, which codes for MERLIRDVLKANLDLPRYGLVTFTWGNVSAIDRSRGIVVIKPSGVAYEEMNEEHMVVMELDGKVIHGQFRPSSDTKTHLEIYRSFATVGGVVHTHSRWATIWAQAGREIQAYGTTHADYFYGKIPCTRQLTHEEIEGEYEANTGKLIVETLQGAALDAAAMPGVLVNGHGPFAWGKSAADAVHNAVVLEEVAMMALHTLQLAPGRQPVEQVLLDKHYFRKHGSNAYYGQAK
- a CDS encoding L-ribulose-5-phosphate 3-epimerase — protein: MKNLLGLYEKALPQSMSWPEKFQTAKELGFDFIEISVDESDERLARLEWSFEEREAIRQAMRESGVSLRSMCFSGHRRYPLGSRDAKTRRLALELMEKAIRLAADLGIRVIQLAGYDVYYEPSGQDTKENFIAGLKACAAMAAREQVMLAIEIMDTPFLNSITKYLEYDRLIDSPWLAVYPDIGNLNAWGNDVKAELQKGRNRIVAVHVKETKNVTDDYGGQFRDVLFGQGDMDFAAIFRDLKELAYEGPFVLEMWGDKIAEPLPEIRRSKEFIETLLSQAGFEA